In Hasllibacter sp. MH4015, the following proteins share a genomic window:
- a CDS encoding glyoxalase/bleomycin resistance/extradiol dioxygenase family protein: MTWKPEGYTSLAPYLIVPDPDGVLAFCEAAFGAERLRVIREGDRVVHAECRIDDTVLMIGGADGPPAHLHLYLPDPDAAFARAVEAGAKEVQPVQDQGDGDRRGGLQSRDGTTWWLARQV, from the coding sequence ATGACCTGGAAACCCGAGGGCTATACAAGCCTTGCCCCCTATCTGATCGTGCCCGACCCGGACGGCGTCCTGGCGTTTTGCGAGGCCGCCTTCGGCGCGGAGCGGCTGCGGGTGATCCGGGAGGGCGACCGGGTGGTCCACGCGGAATGTCGGATCGACGACACGGTGCTGATGATCGGCGGGGCCGACGGGCCACCCGCGCATCTGCACCTTTACCTGCCGGACCCGGACGCGGCCTTCGCCCGCGCCGTGGAGGCGGGGGCCAAAGAAGTTCAGCCGGTGCAGGACCAGGGCGACGGGGACCGGAGGGGCGGCCTGCAATCCCGTGACGGGACCACGTGGTGGCTGGCGCGACAGGTATGA
- a CDS encoding folate-binding protein YgfZ produces MVGERANDRTVLRIAGADAHGFLQGLVTRDPGAGLTYSALLTPQGKYLADFFLLDRGDDLLLDVTSDLAPALVQRLSMYRLRADVVIEEAGVSVARGLGEAPEGAFADPRDPSLGWRAYGVDGGDPAIDWNAIRVAACIPETNVELIPNDTYILEAGFDRLSGVDHRKGCYVGQEVTARMKHKTELRKGLVTVDVAGTAPVGTDILAGEKSVGTLYTQANGQGIAFLRFDRAKGPMQAGDAGVTWPDAST; encoded by the coding sequence ATGGTCGGTGAACGGGCGAATGACAGGACGGTGTTGCGGATTGCGGGGGCCGATGCGCACGGGTTTCTCCAAGGCCTTGTGACGCGCGATCCCGGCGCGGGGCTGACCTATTCGGCGCTGCTGACACCCCAGGGCAAATACCTGGCCGACTTCTTCCTGCTCGACCGGGGGGACGATCTGCTGCTCGACGTGACGTCCGACCTCGCTCCCGCGCTCGTGCAGCGCCTGTCGATGTACCGCCTGCGCGCGGATGTGGTGATTGAGGAGGCGGGCGTGAGCGTCGCGCGCGGTCTGGGCGAAGCGCCCGAGGGGGCCTTTGCCGATCCCCGCGACCCGTCGCTTGGATGGCGCGCTTACGGTGTGGACGGGGGCGATCCCGCCATCGACTGGAACGCGATCCGCGTGGCCGCCTGCATCCCCGAAACGAATGTGGAGCTGATCCCCAACGACACCTACATCCTCGAGGCCGGGTTCGACCGGCTGTCCGGCGTGGACCACCGCAAGGGCTGTTACGTGGGTCAGGAGGTGACGGCCCGCATGAAACACAAGACGGAACTTCGCAAGGGCCTCGTGACCGTGGACGTGGCCGGGACCGCGCCGGTCGGAACGGATATCCTCGCCGGTGAGAAATCCGTCGGCACGCTCTACACGCAAGCCAACGGGCAGGGCATCGCATTCCTCCGTTTTGACCGCGCGAAAGGGCCGATGCAGGCCGGTGATGCCGGTGTCACGTGGCCCGATGCGTCGACCTGA
- a CDS encoding pyridoxal phosphate-dependent aminotransferase, with protein MSEPRYTPLVRSLPASVPFVGPETQERARGAPFAARLGANESVFGPSPKVLSAIAEAASGAWMYGDPEVHDLRAALATHHGVAQGNVVVGEGIDGLLGYLVRLLVDEGDAVVTSDGAYPTFNYHVAGFGGVLHKVPYNGDHEDPDALIAKAVAVDAKLVYFANPDNPMGSWHGADVVQRMIADLPKGCVLALDEAYADTAPGGVIPPLDLTHPRVIRFRTFSKAYGLAGMRVGYGLAAEPFITAFNKIRNHFGMGRVAQAAALAALADQDYLRDTVSRIAAARDRIGAIAADNGLVALPSATNFVTIDCGRDGDFARAVLGSLVAEGVFVRMPFVAPQDRCIRVSCGPDSTLDAFAKALPVALQAAG; from the coding sequence ATGTCAGAACCGCGCTACACCCCGCTCGTCCGATCGCTGCCCGCCTCCGTCCCCTTTGTTGGGCCGGAGACGCAGGAACGGGCGCGGGGCGCGCCCTTCGCCGCACGCCTGGGCGCCAACGAAAGCGTTTTCGGCCCGTCGCCCAAGGTCCTGTCCGCCATCGCGGAGGCCGCGAGCGGCGCATGGATGTACGGCGACCCGGAAGTCCACGATCTGCGCGCGGCCCTCGCCACCCATCACGGGGTGGCGCAAGGCAATGTCGTGGTGGGGGAGGGGATCGACGGCCTTCTCGGCTATCTGGTGCGCCTGCTGGTGGATGAGGGCGACGCCGTCGTGACCTCGGACGGGGCTTACCCGACCTTCAATTACCACGTCGCGGGGTTCGGCGGGGTGCTCCACAAAGTGCCCTACAACGGCGACCACGAAGACCCCGACGCCCTGATCGCCAAGGCGGTGGCGGTCGATGCCAAGCTGGTCTACTTCGCCAATCCCGATAATCCGATGGGCTCCTGGCACGGGGCAGATGTGGTCCAGCGCATGATCGCGGACCTTCCCAAGGGCTGCGTGCTGGCGCTGGATGAGGCCTATGCCGACACCGCGCCGGGCGGGGTGATACCTCCACTCGACCTCACCCATCCCCGGGTCATCCGGTTTCGGACTTTCTCCAAGGCCTACGGACTTGCGGGGATGCGCGTGGGATACGGGTTGGCGGCGGAGCCGTTCATCACCGCCTTCAACAAGATCCGCAACCATTTCGGCATGGGTCGCGTGGCGCAGGCCGCGGCCTTGGCGGCCCTGGCGGATCAGGATTACCTGCGCGACACCGTTTCGCGCATCGCCGCCGCGCGCGACCGGATCGGAGCGATTGCGGCGGATAACGGGCTGGTGGCGCTGCCCTCGGCCACGAATTTCGTAACGATTGATTGCGGGCGCGACGGTGATTTCGCGCGCGCCGTGCTCGGCAGTCTTGTGGCGGAGGGGGTTTTCGTGCGCATGCCATTTGTCGCCCCGCAGGACCGCTGCATTCGGGTCTCCTGCGGGCCGGACAGCACGCTCGACGCTTTCGCGAAGGCGCTTCCGGTCGCGTTGCAGGCGGCGGGTTAG
- a CDS encoding DUF3253 domain-containing protein: MDRDRAIAEALMRLAAERAGRSFCPSEAARAVAEDWRPLMGDVRRVAAEMGLRATQGGVRVDPLTARGPIRLSQDPG, from the coding sequence TTGGATCGTGACCGCGCGATCGCCGAGGCGCTGATGCGCCTTGCCGCGGAAAGGGCGGGGCGCAGCTTCTGTCCGTCGGAGGCCGCACGCGCGGTGGCCGAGGATTGGCGCCCCTTGATGGGCGACGTGCGGCGCGTGGCGGCGGAGATGGGTTTGCGCGCCACACAGGGCGGCGTTCGAGTCGATCCGCTGACCGCGCGCGGGCCGATCCGGTTGTCGCAAGATCCGGGTTGA
- the ileS gene encoding isoleucine--tRNA ligase: MCADETAVDYKDTLNLPKTDFPMRAGLPKREPEWLARWEQIGVYDRLREKAARVRTNANEQARESFTLHDGPPYANGHLHIGHALNKTIKDMIVRSHQMLGYDSRYIPGWDCHGLPIEWKIEEQYRKKGKNKDDVDIVEFRQECREFADHWVGVQREEFKRLGITGTWDKPYLTMDFHAERVIAEEFQKFLMNGTLYQGSKPVMWSPIEQTALAEAEVEYHDKDSFTIWVKFGVGVSGGDTEQEATDLLGAYVVIWTTTPWTIPSNKAVAFGEDIAYGLYEVTGIPNECWASVGDRYLLADTRAADVMARARLEDGQWKRVRDVSTAELEEILLTHPLAQAEGAEGEWDDLRDFRHGDFVSDEEGTGFVHCAPSHGMEEYELYRDLGMLEQVITYNVMDDGSFRADLPFFGGTYILSRKGGEGDANKAVIDKLAEVGGLLARGKIHHSYPHSWRSKAPVIYRNTPQWFAAIDKKMRVGDDEFTIRDRALAEIDRVNWTPKSGRNRLHSMMEARPDWVLSRQRAWGVPLTCFTKKGALPTDPDYLLRNEAVNARILEAFEAEGADAWYKQGAKERFLGNDVDPNDYDQVFDILDVWFDSGSTHAFVLRDREDGTEDGIADVYMEGTDQHRGWFHSSLLQSVGTTGRAPYRNVVTHGFTLDEKGMKMSKSIGNTIVPEEVVKQYGADILRLWVAQTDYTADQRIGPEILKGTADSYRRLRNTMRFLLGSLSDFSEADRMDPADMPELERWVLHRLAELDQVVRDGYRAFDFQGVFQAVFTFATTDLSAFYFDIRKDALYCDGDTARRRAARTVLDLLFHRLTTWLAPILVFTMEEVWLERFPGEDSSVHLVDIPETPTDWADTALAAKWAKVRSARRVVTAALEVQRRDKVIGASLEAAPVVHVEDGTALEALKSVAFEDMAITSDISLTADPAPAEAFRLPEIEGIGVVFEKAEGQKCQRCWKILPDVGTHTHEGVCGRCDAALSA; the protein is encoded by the coding sequence ATGTGCGCCGATGAAACTGCTGTCGATTACAAAGACACGCTGAACCTGCCCAAGACCGATTTCCCCATGCGCGCGGGCCTGCCCAAGCGAGAGCCAGAGTGGCTGGCGCGGTGGGAGCAAATCGGGGTCTACGACCGGTTGCGAGAGAAAGCGGCCCGGGTCCGGACGAACGCAAATGAGCAAGCGCGCGAGAGCTTCACGCTCCATGACGGGCCGCCCTATGCCAACGGGCACCTGCATATTGGCCACGCGCTCAACAAGACGATCAAGGACATGATCGTGCGCAGCCACCAGATGCTGGGATATGACAGCCGCTACATCCCCGGCTGGGACTGCCACGGCCTGCCGATCGAATGGAAGATCGAGGAGCAGTACCGCAAGAAGGGCAAGAACAAGGATGACGTGGATATCGTCGAGTTCCGGCAGGAATGTCGGGAGTTCGCGGACCACTGGGTCGGCGTCCAGCGCGAGGAATTCAAGCGGTTGGGCATCACGGGGACGTGGGACAAGCCCTACCTCACGATGGATTTCCACGCCGAGCGGGTGATCGCGGAGGAGTTCCAGAAGTTCCTGATGAACGGGACGCTCTATCAGGGGTCCAAGCCCGTGATGTGGTCGCCCATCGAGCAGACGGCACTCGCCGAGGCGGAGGTGGAGTACCACGACAAGGACAGCTTCACGATCTGGGTGAAGTTCGGGGTTGGCGTGTCAGGTGGGGACACTGAACAAGAAGCCACGGACCTCCTTGGAGCGTATGTTGTGATTTGGACAACAACGCCGTGGACTATCCCCTCGAATAAGGCAGTCGCCTTCGGTGAGGACATCGCCTACGGCCTCTACGAAGTCACTGGCATACCAAACGAATGTTGGGCCTCGGTAGGTGACAGATACCTCTTGGCCGATACCCGCGCAGCGGATGTCATGGCGCGCGCTCGTCTCGAAGACGGGCAATGGAAGCGTGTCCGGGACGTGAGCACTGCGGAGCTTGAGGAAATCCTCTTGACCCACCCCCTGGCCCAAGCCGAAGGAGCAGAGGGCGAATGGGACGACCTGCGTGATTTCCGCCATGGCGATTTCGTGTCCGATGAGGAAGGCACGGGCTTCGTCCATTGCGCGCCGTCGCACGGGATGGAGGAATACGAGCTTTACCGTGACCTCGGGATGCTGGAGCAGGTCATCACCTATAACGTGATGGATGACGGCTCTTTCCGGGCCGACCTGCCGTTCTTCGGTGGCACGTACATCCTCAGCCGCAAGGGCGGTGAGGGGGATGCCAACAAGGCGGTCATCGACAAGCTGGCTGAGGTGGGCGGACTTCTGGCGCGGGGCAAGATCCACCATTCCTACCCCCATTCGTGGCGGTCGAAGGCCCCGGTGATCTACCGCAACACGCCGCAATGGTTCGCCGCCATCGACAAGAAGATGAGGGTTGGCGACGACGAATTCACCATCCGCGACCGCGCGCTGGCGGAGATCGACCGCGTGAACTGGACCCCGAAATCGGGGCGCAACCGCCTGCATTCGATGATGGAGGCGCGGCCCGACTGGGTGCTCTCGCGCCAGCGGGCGTGGGGCGTGCCGCTGACCTGTTTCACCAAGAAAGGCGCGCTGCCGACGGACCCGGATTACCTGCTGCGCAACGAGGCGGTGAACGCCCGCATCTTGGAGGCGTTCGAGGCCGAGGGGGCGGATGCGTGGTACAAGCAGGGCGCGAAGGAGCGGTTCCTGGGCAATGACGTGGACCCGAATGATTACGACCAGGTCTTCGACATCCTCGATGTGTGGTTTGACTCCGGCTCCACCCACGCTTTCGTGCTGCGCGACCGCGAGGACGGGACCGAAGACGGCATCGCGGATGTCTACATGGAAGGCACCGACCAGCATCGCGGGTGGTTCCATTCCTCGCTGCTGCAATCGGTCGGCACAACGGGCCGTGCGCCCTACCGCAACGTGGTGACACACGGCTTCACGCTCGACGAGAAGGGCATGAAGATGTCCAAGAGCATCGGCAACACGATCGTGCCCGAGGAGGTCGTGAAGCAATACGGGGCCGACATCCTGCGGTTGTGGGTGGCGCAAACTGACTACACCGCCGACCAGCGGATCGGGCCGGAGATCCTGAAGGGGACGGCGGACAGCTATCGTCGCCTGCGCAACACGATGCGGTTTCTTTTGGGCTCGCTGAGCGATTTCAGTGAGGCGGATCGGATGGACCCGGCGGACATGCCGGAATTGGAGCGCTGGGTGCTGCATCGCTTGGCCGAACTGGATCAAGTGGTGCGCGACGGCTACCGCGCCTTCGATTTCCAGGGCGTGTTCCAGGCGGTTTTCACTTTCGCCACCACGGACCTCTCGGCCTTCTACTTCGATATCCGCAAGGACGCGCTTTACTGCGATGGCGACACGGCGCGGCGGCGGGCGGCACGAACGGTGCTGGATCTGCTGTTCCACCGGCTGACCACGTGGCTGGCCCCGATCCTTGTCTTCACGATGGAGGAGGTGTGGCTGGAACGCTTCCCGGGCGAGGACTCGTCAGTGCATCTGGTCGACATCCCCGAAACGCCCACCGATTGGGCCGACACGGCGTTGGCCGCGAAATGGGCGAAGGTCCGCTCCGCCCGGCGCGTGGTGACGGCGGCCTTGGAGGTGCAGCGGCGCGACAAGGTGATCGGCGCCTCGCTCGAGGCCGCGCCGGTGGTCCATGTGGAAGATGGCACGGCACTGGAGGCGTTGAAATCGGTGGCGTTCGAGGATATGGCAATCACGTCCGACATCTCACTGACGGCCGACCCCGCCCCGGCGGAGGCGTTCCGCCTGCCCGAGATCGAGGGGATCGGCGTCGTCTTCGAAAAGGCCGAGGGGCAGAAATGCCAACGCTGCTGGAAGATCCTGCCCGACGTGGGCACCCATACCCATGAAGGTGTGTGCGGGCGGTGTGACGCGGCGCTTTCGGCCTGA
- a CDS encoding Tat pathway signal protein yields MTRTNRRQFLILSAAAATAARLAPVVATRAAQSPAGRRVLTLVYDKGVGMMRAVDRLVP; encoded by the coding sequence ATGACCCGAACCAACCGTCGCCAATTCCTGATCCTGTCGGCCGCTGCCGCAACCGCCGCGCGGCTTGCGCCCGTCGTCGCCACACGGGCCGCGCAATCTCCGGCGGGGCGGCGCGTATTGACGCTTGTCTACGACAAGGGCGTTGGCATGATGCGGGCGGTGGACCGCTTGGTGCCTTAA
- a CDS encoding methylated-DNA--[protein]-cysteine S-methyltransferase, whose product MRCSVETPLGPVRLEEADGAIVRAGWGRVEAPDDSPLLRETVAELQAYFDGRLTRFSVPVRHGRNDATGRVFDAMRAIPMGETRSYGDVAKDVGLPAQAVGQACGANRIPILIPCHRILGSNGLGGFSAPGGVETKVWLLRHEGAASLLI is encoded by the coding sequence ATGAGGTGTTCGGTCGAAACGCCACTTGGCCCGGTCAGGTTGGAGGAAGCGGACGGCGCCATCGTGCGCGCCGGTTGGGGCCGGGTGGAGGCACCGGATGATAGCCCGCTGTTGCGGGAAACGGTGGCCGAATTGCAGGCCTATTTCGACGGACGATTGACGCGGTTCAGCGTGCCCGTGCGTCACGGGCGGAACGATGCGACGGGCCGGGTCTTCGACGCCATGCGCGCCATTCCGATGGGAGAGACGCGGAGTTACGGCGACGTCGCGAAGGACGTCGGACTGCCCGCGCAGGCGGTCGGACAGGCTTGCGGCGCGAACCGCATCCCGATCCTGATCCCGTGTCATCGCATTTTGGGATCGAACGGCCTTGGCGGGTTTTCCGCGCCGGGGGGTGTGGAAACAAAAGTATGGCTTTTGCGACATGAAGGCGCGGCCAGCTTGCTGATATAG
- the yghU gene encoding glutathione-dependent disulfide-bond oxidoreductase: MARQEEYTPPKVWTWDKENGGEWASLNRPIAGATHEKELPVGEHPFQLYSLGTPNGVKVTVLFEELLEAGYSDAEYDAWLIRIGDGDQFSSGFVEINPNSKIPALVDRSGPSPVRVFESVAIMLHLAEKFDAFLGPAEARPELLSWLMWQMGSAPFLGGGFGHFYAYAPYPMEYPINRYAMETKRQLDVLNRHLAENEWMAGGAYTIADMAIWPWYGRTVMGESYDAGEFLSVHEYEHVIEWAKRIEARPGAARGKMVNRTSGEPSEQLRERHSAEDFETKTQDKIGS, encoded by the coding sequence ATGGCACGTCAGGAAGAATATACCCCGCCCAAGGTTTGGACCTGGGACAAGGAGAACGGGGGCGAATGGGCATCGCTCAACCGGCCCATCGCGGGCGCGACCCATGAGAAGGAGCTGCCGGTCGGCGAGCATCCGTTTCAGCTTTATTCCCTTGGCACACCCAACGGCGTGAAGGTCACGGTCCTGTTCGAGGAATTGTTGGAGGCGGGCTATTCCGATGCGGAATACGACGCGTGGCTGATCCGCATCGGGGATGGCGACCAATTCAGCAGCGGCTTCGTGGAGATCAATCCCAATTCCAAGATCCCCGCGCTGGTGGATCGCAGCGGGCCGTCGCCCGTGCGCGTCTTCGAGAGCGTCGCGATCATGCTGCACCTGGCCGAGAAGTTCGATGCCTTCCTCGGGCCCGCCGAGGCACGGCCCGAATTGCTGTCCTGGCTGATGTGGCAGATGGGGTCCGCGCCGTTTCTGGGCGGCGGGTTCGGGCATTTCTACGCCTACGCGCCCTATCCGATGGAATATCCAATCAACCGCTACGCGATGGAGACCAAGCGGCAACTGGACGTGCTGAACCGGCATCTGGCCGAGAATGAGTGGATGGCGGGCGGCGCATACACCATCGCCGATATGGCGATCTGGCCGTGGTACGGGCGCACGGTGATGGGCGAAAGCTACGACGCGGGGGAATTCCTGTCGGTGCATGAATACGAGCATGTCATCGAATGGGCCAAGCGGATCGAGGCGCGCCCGGGGGCCGCGCGCGGCAAGATGGTGAACCGCACTTCCGGCGAGCCGAGCGAGCAGCTGCGGGAGCGACACTCGGCCGAGGATTTCGAGACGAAGACGCAGGACAAGATTGGATCGTGA
- a CDS encoding alanine--glyoxylate aminotransferase family protein: MTLSNGRHYLAIPGPSVMPDRVLQAMHRPAPNIYRGELVDMVATIVPDLKAVARTRHHVAMYICNGHGVWEAALMNTFSRGDKVLALCTGRFGTGWGQMAADLGIEVEWLDFGYQSDVDTARVAEVLAADTAHRIKGILTVQVDTSTSVKNDIPGLRACLDEAGHPALLLSDNIACLGCDEFQMDDWGVDVMITGSQKGLMTPPGMGFVYFNDRADAARGRADLVTPYWDWRPRVDPDYFYRYFCGTAPTHHLYGLRVALDMLVHEEGVEAAWRRHAVLAEAIWTALEVWGQAGPTRPNVTEREKRSNAVTLVNFGPGNGLRLRDWMEHNYGVTLGIPLEGMENPDDYLRIGHMGHVNGQMVMGVLAGLQAGMSALQIPHGPTGMEAAMKVIAEAA; this comes from the coding sequence ATGACCCTTTCCAACGGACGCCACTACCTTGCCATTCCCGGCCCCTCGGTCATGCCGGACCGGGTGTTGCAGGCGATGCACCGCCCCGCGCCGAACATCTATCGCGGGGAATTGGTGGACATGGTCGCCACCATCGTGCCGGACCTCAAGGCGGTCGCGCGCACCCGGCATCACGTCGCCATGTATATCTGCAACGGCCACGGCGTCTGGGAAGCGGCGCTGATGAACACGTTCAGCCGGGGCGATAAGGTTCTGGCCCTGTGTACCGGGCGGTTCGGCACCGGATGGGGCCAGATGGCCGCCGATCTGGGGATCGAGGTGGAATGGCTCGATTTCGGATACCAGTCGGACGTGGATACGGCCCGGGTGGCGGAGGTTCTGGCGGCGGATACGGCGCACCGGATCAAGGGTATCCTGACGGTTCAGGTGGACACCTCCACCTCCGTGAAGAACGACATCCCCGGGCTGCGCGCCTGTCTGGACGAGGCGGGGCATCCGGCGCTTCTGCTGTCGGACAATATCGCGTGCCTGGGCTGTGACGAGTTCCAAATGGACGACTGGGGCGTCGACGTGATGATTACCGGCTCCCAAAAGGGGCTGATGACGCCGCCGGGCATGGGGTTCGTTTATTTCAACGACAGGGCGGACGCGGCGCGGGGCCGCGCCGATCTGGTGACGCCCTACTGGGATTGGCGCCCGCGCGTCGATCCGGACTATTTCTACCGCTATTTTTGCGGCACTGCGCCGACCCACCACCTCTATGGCCTGCGCGTCGCGCTCGACATGCTGGTCCACGAGGAAGGGGTGGAGGCCGCCTGGAGACGCCACGCGGTCCTCGCCGAAGCGATCTGGACCGCGCTGGAGGTCTGGGGCCAGGCCGGCCCGACGCGGCCCAACGTGACCGAACGGGAGAAGCGTTCCAACGCGGTAACGCTGGTGAATTTCGGCCCCGGCAACGGCCTGCGCCTGCGCGATTGGATGGAGCACAATTACGGCGTGACACTCGGCATCCCGTTGGAGGGGATGGAAAATCCCGACGATTACCTGCGCATCGGCCATATGGGCCACGTCAACGGGCAGATGGTGATGGGGGTTCTGGCAGGCCTGCAAGCGGGGATGAGCGCGCTGCAAATCCCGCACGGCCCCACGGGGATGGAAGCCGCGATGAAAGTGATCGCGGAGGCCGCCTAA